In one Thermaerobacter sp. PB12/4term genomic region, the following are encoded:
- a CDS encoding bifunctional (p)ppGpp synthetase/guanosine-3',5'-bis(diphosphate) 3'-pyrophosphohydrolase, whose translation MAVELQPSVTPDELIRRAGRYLGPEDLDWLRRAFEFGKAAHQGQKRASGQDFIEHPLAVALILADLELDAATLVAALLHDTVEDTPVTLEQVEREFGPEVALLVDGVTKLNQIEWRTRLEEQAENLRKMFLAMARDIRVVLIKLADRLHNMRTLAVVPREKQIAKSRETLEIFAPLAHRLGMSQIQWELEDLALRYLEPERYRELSERIPRKRAEREELAQVIIRTLRAKLTEAGIRADIQGRAKHFYSIYRKMYEQGKDLSQIYDLIAVRVIVDTVKDCYGALGVVHTIWRPLPGRFKDYIATPKSNMYQSLHTTVIGPQGEPFEIQIRTWDMHRTAEYGIAAHWRYKERGRTDKDFDAKLAWLRQVLEWQNDLGDAREFMESLKIDVFSDEVFVFTPKGDVIDLPAGSTPVDFAFRIHTEIGHRCVGAKVNGRIVPLDYRLKNGDIVEILTSKQSSGPSADWLQFVRTSTARSRIRQWLKKQRRDENLERGRLMLEHELRAHGLPVKEVWRKDWLDEVAARYNLPDGEELLVCIGYGGVAAGQVAGRLRDLYRRQGAPREGVEAGPAVPEEVRRSRPAPARGAGVRVGGLDHVLVRFSRCCNPVPGDPIVGYVTRGRGVSIHRADCNMLKASPEAGQRLIDVSWDQVAGQSFPVAVEIDCYDRVGLLSDIAAVVADTRRNILAARTRTHRDGTATIDLVVEVQNLEQFDHLRRQLERVRDVIRVERVVNR comes from the coding sequence GTGGCCGTGGAGCTGCAGCCTTCCGTCACACCCGATGAGCTGATCCGCCGGGCCGGGCGGTATCTCGGCCCGGAGGACCTGGACTGGCTGCGCCGCGCCTTCGAGTTCGGGAAGGCGGCCCATCAGGGGCAGAAGCGGGCCTCGGGCCAGGACTTCATCGAGCACCCCCTGGCGGTGGCCCTCATCCTGGCCGATCTGGAGCTGGATGCCGCCACCCTGGTGGCGGCCCTGCTCCACGACACCGTGGAAGACACCCCGGTCACCCTGGAACAGGTGGAGCGGGAGTTCGGCCCCGAAGTGGCCCTGCTGGTGGACGGGGTGACGAAGCTCAACCAGATCGAGTGGCGCACCCGCCTGGAAGAGCAGGCGGAGAACCTGCGCAAGATGTTCCTGGCCATGGCCCGGGACATCCGGGTCGTGCTGATCAAGCTGGCCGACCGCCTGCACAACATGCGCACCCTGGCCGTGGTGCCGCGGGAGAAGCAGATCGCCAAGTCACGGGAGACCCTGGAGATCTTCGCGCCCCTGGCCCACCGCCTCGGCATGTCCCAGATCCAGTGGGAACTGGAAGACCTGGCCCTGCGCTACCTGGAGCCCGAGCGCTACCGGGAGCTGTCCGAGCGCATCCCCCGCAAGCGGGCGGAGCGGGAAGAGCTGGCCCAGGTGATCATCCGCACCCTACGCGCCAAGCTGACCGAGGCCGGCATCCGGGCGGACATCCAGGGGCGGGCCAAGCACTTCTACAGCATCTACCGCAAGATGTACGAGCAGGGCAAGGACCTGTCCCAGATCTACGACCTGATCGCCGTGCGGGTCATCGTGGACACGGTGAAGGACTGCTACGGGGCGCTGGGCGTGGTCCACACCATCTGGCGGCCGCTGCCCGGCCGCTTCAAGGACTACATCGCCACCCCCAAGTCCAACATGTACCAGTCCCTGCACACCACGGTGATCGGGCCCCAGGGCGAGCCCTTCGAGATCCAGATCCGCACCTGGGACATGCACCGCACCGCCGAGTACGGCATCGCCGCCCACTGGCGGTACAAGGAGCGGGGGCGTACCGACAAGGACTTCGACGCCAAGCTGGCCTGGTTGCGCCAGGTGCTGGAGTGGCAGAACGACCTGGGCGACGCCCGGGAGTTCATGGAGTCCCTGAAGATCGACGTCTTTTCCGACGAGGTCTTCGTCTTCACGCCCAAGGGGGACGTGATCGACCTGCCGGCGGGTTCCACCCCGGTGGACTTCGCCTTCCGGATCCACACGGAGATCGGCCACCGCTGCGTGGGCGCCAAGGTCAACGGCCGCATCGTGCCGCTGGACTACCGGCTGAAGAACGGGGACATCGTCGAGATCCTGACGAGCAAGCAATCCAGCGGTCCCAGCGCCGACTGGCTCCAGTTCGTGCGCACCTCCACGGCCCGCAGCCGGATCCGCCAGTGGCTCAAGAAGCAGCGGCGGGACGAGAACCTGGAGCGCGGGCGCCTCATGCTGGAGCACGAGCTCAGGGCCCACGGCCTGCCGGTGAAGGAGGTCTGGCGCAAGGACTGGCTGGATGAGGTGGCCGCCCGCTACAACCTGCCGGACGGCGAGGAACTGCTGGTATGTATCGGCTACGGCGGGGTGGCGGCGGGCCAGGTGGCGGGTCGCCTGCGGGACCTGTACCGCCGCCAGGGGGCCCCGCGGGAAGGGGTCGAGGCCGGCCCGGCCGTGCCCGAGGAGGTGCGGCGGTCCCGGCCCGCACCGGCGCGCGGCGCAGGGGTGCGGGTAGGCGGCCTGGACCATGTCCTGGTGCGCTTCTCCCGCTGCTGCAACCCGGTTCCCGGCGACCCCATCGTGGGATACGTGACCCGGGGCCGGGGGGTCTCGATCCACCGGGCCGATTGCAATATGCTCAAGGCGAGCCCCGAGGCCGGTCAGCGGCTGATCGACGTCAGCTGGGACCAGGTGGCGGGGCAGTCCTTCCCGGTGGCGGTGGAGATCGACTGCTACGACCGGGTGGGGCTGCTGTCCGACATCGCGGCGGTGGTGGCCGATACGCGGCGCAACATCCTGGCGGCGCGCACCCGCACCCACCGGGACGGCACGGCCACCATCGACCTGGTGGTGGAGGTCCAGAACCTGGAGCAGTTCGACCACCTGCGCCGGCAGCTGGAGCGGGTGCGGGACGTGATCCGGGTGGAGCGGGTGGTCAACCGGTAA
- the recJ gene encoding single-stranded-DNA-specific exonuclease RecJ, with amino-acid sequence MRVPLVGRRWQVRPADPAAAQRLARALEVAPLTARVLAARGWTDVAAARRLLDGYPLLHDPFLLPGMEAAVARIRTALARDEGILIVGDYDVDGVAAAALLYRGLQDFEPGARVQVYIPDRHGEGYGVPPGALEAAQTMGASLLITVDNGIAAHGPLGEAARRGLDVIVTDHHQLQGELPPALAVINPHRPDSRYPWRGLCGTGVVFKLLQALLGDEPASPVWWQLAALATVADVVPLQDENRTLVQRGLAELAASPLPGLAALAEVAGLGDTRLDAHGVAFILAPRLNAAGRMGSAYQAWELLATDQRERARALALAVDQLNRLRRQQEDLALGQALQRLERGEGLYGDEVIALAHPGWHQGVLGIVASRLVDLFHRPALVGRQQAEWITGSGRSIAGFHLFRALASCSGLFARFGGHAQAAGFTLPAARWRELGERLAAEARRSLSPAQRVPLVEVDAVARPEELTLEAVRQLERLAPFGEGNPEPVIALADLPPAVARVVGGGEHLRLEWPGGWSAVAFGLGELARQVAQVPQVEVAVRPRVDAYRGNLRVDLRVQDLRPAEPARAAWLAAELERRRRWTAELYPDRAALVQVYTALEEVARAREGQAAPTSGGWLLPAGPRALLDALAARLPGWPRHTLQAALEILREAGVLAPAGGAGGGPGRPPGGPAGSPPPAVPSGAGPEAAAVAGGAWVLAPRGQKAFDLNRSPRYRTGTLRRQVLDRVAAALAAGRWGEAEEVLAQPLAVPLPLGYNELIRNAKGLRGSINGPGAGSRGGPGGQDAPGGA; translated from the coding sequence GTGAGGGTTCCCCTGGTGGGCCGCCGCTGGCAGGTTCGTCCGGCCGATCCGGCCGCTGCCCAGCGGCTGGCCCGGGCCCTGGAGGTGGCTCCCCTGACGGCCCGCGTGCTGGCCGCCCGCGGCTGGACGGACGTGGCGGCCGCCCGCCGCCTGCTGGACGGCTACCCCCTGCTGCACGATCCCTTCTTGCTGCCCGGTATGGAGGCGGCGGTGGCGCGGATCCGGACCGCCCTGGCCCGGGACGAGGGGATCCTGATCGTGGGCGACTACGACGTGGACGGGGTGGCGGCGGCGGCTCTGCTCTACCGCGGCCTGCAGGATTTCGAGCCCGGCGCCCGGGTGCAGGTCTACATCCCCGACCGGCACGGGGAGGGCTACGGCGTCCCGCCGGGGGCGCTGGAGGCCGCCCAGACCATGGGCGCGTCCCTGCTCATCACCGTGGACAACGGCATCGCGGCCCACGGGCCGCTGGGCGAGGCGGCGCGCCGGGGGCTGGACGTCATCGTCACCGATCACCACCAGCTGCAGGGCGAGTTGCCGCCGGCCCTGGCGGTGATCAACCCCCACCGTCCGGACAGTCGCTACCCCTGGCGCGGCCTCTGCGGCACCGGCGTGGTCTTCAAGCTGCTGCAGGCCCTGCTGGGGGACGAACCGGCTTCCCCCGTCTGGTGGCAGCTGGCTGCCCTGGCCACGGTGGCCGACGTGGTCCCCCTCCAGGACGAGAACCGGACCCTGGTGCAGCGGGGTCTGGCCGAGCTGGCCGCGTCGCCCCTGCCGGGGCTGGCGGCGCTGGCGGAGGTGGCGGGCCTGGGGGACACGCGGCTCGACGCCCACGGGGTGGCCTTCATCCTGGCGCCGCGCCTCAACGCGGCCGGCCGCATGGGCTCCGCCTACCAGGCGTGGGAGCTCCTGGCCACCGACCAGCGGGAGCGGGCCCGGGCCCTGGCCCTGGCCGTCGACCAGCTCAACCGGTTGCGCCGCCAGCAGGAAGACCTGGCCCTCGGGCAGGCCCTGCAGCGCCTGGAGCGGGGCGAGGGGCTGTACGGCGACGAGGTGATCGCCCTGGCCCACCCGGGCTGGCACCAGGGGGTGCTGGGGATCGTGGCGTCCCGCCTGGTCGACCTGTTCCACCGCCCGGCCCTGGTGGGCCGCCAGCAGGCCGAATGGATCACCGGTTCGGGGCGCAGCATCGCCGGGTTCCACCTGTTCCGGGCGCTGGCGTCTTGCTCCGGGCTCTTTGCCCGCTTCGGCGGCCATGCCCAGGCGGCAGGGTTCACCCTGCCGGCCGCCCGGTGGCGCGAGCTGGGGGAGCGGCTGGCGGCGGAGGCGCGCCGGTCCCTGAGCCCAGCCCAGCGAGTGCCGCTGGTGGAAGTGGACGCCGTGGCCCGCCCGGAGGAACTGACGTTGGAGGCCGTGCGCCAGCTGGAGCGGCTCGCCCCCTTCGGGGAAGGCAACCCCGAACCCGTGATCGCCCTGGCGGATCTGCCGCCCGCCGTGGCCCGGGTGGTGGGGGGCGGCGAGCACCTGCGGCTGGAATGGCCGGGCGGCTGGTCGGCGGTGGCCTTCGGTCTGGGCGAGCTGGCACGCCAGGTGGCCCAGGTGCCCCAGGTGGAGGTGGCCGTGCGGCCCCGGGTCGACGCTTACCGTGGCAACCTGCGGGTCGATCTCAGGGTCCAGGACCTGCGCCCGGCCGAACCTGCCCGGGCGGCGTGGCTGGCCGCCGAGTTGGAGCGGCGGCGGCGATGGACGGCCGAGCTTTACCCTGACCGTGCGGCCCTGGTACAGGTCTACACCGCCCTGGAGGAAGTCGCCCGCGCAAGGGAAGGGCAGGCGGCCCCAACCTCAGGGGGCTGGCTCCTGCCTGCGGGGCCTCGGGCCCTCCTGGACGCCCTGGCCGCCCGGCTGCCCGGGTGGCCGCGCCATACCCTGCAGGCTGCCCTGGAGATCCTGCGGGAAGCCGGGGTCCTGGCACCGGCGGGCGGCGCCGGCGGCGGGCCGGGACGGCCACCCGGCGGGCCTGCAGGCAGTCCCCCGCCGGCGGTACCTTCGGGTGCCGGGCCGGAGGCAGCGGCGGTCGCCGGCGGGGCGTGGGTGCTGGCACCGCGGGGACAGAAGGCCTTCGACCTCAACCGCAGCCCCCGCTACCGCACCGGGACCCTGCGCCGCCAGGTGCTGGACCGCGTGGCCGCCGCGCTGGCTGCAGGCCGCTGGGGGGAAGCCGAAGAGGTGCTGGCCCAGCCTCTGGCTGTACCGCTCCCTCTGGGATACAATGAACTGATAAGAAACGCCAAAGGGCTGCGGGGAAGCATCAACGGGCCGGGCGCAGGGAGCCGGGGCGGTCCCGGGGGACAAGACGCGCCGGGCGGCGCCTGA
- a CDS encoding VWA domain-containing protein encodes MTPLVAGLERLTERLGRQSDLTARLMQALPRGAASIGEAAVASTCVHLLVVGRPGVVQVLEDADAGRVFYGRSHPGQILHIDIFHAEGEVDHRLVARQLSRAARIFARDAGSYRVAGLPVEQIPDFIDLQTGTGGGRASGSLIYGRRLSLRLAHRNHVHLAIGLPRALWGFAVYAVAAVEEAVLQTGLELRRVDAVELVRGRGGTPLDLSDYETASDSYLREEGRPRPGAGNGTWGGAWGDFGGGTSPRGAQGAPGSPGWGGAAGAGGEGGVGGAGGRGGGTGGSPGGGGPDGWAPPGEEIILRGPAPWRGRGGTGDPGEPGDGGASRHLAPGLRGAGSWREVPVGGPDAVWGSSGRGFRDGRSGRGRAGPGPWRALWRAWRRGPAEEDSGGTGPTAGPVRGPLARPAGTGGLPEGFLPAAGEPSAGTGPEGHPDPWGSQTPLFRGVPGRHRTPGEGGSSSSPGSLPRNGAAHPTAGGGPRPPEGTGTGSGLANRQGPAPGPGSEGPGGGPAAGSSGGEAVSGAGGPLSRAAASPGGLARRHRLLARSLSWLRETGVDLGAALLERLGPGASMRDLQLPGASYEDLRRWLNDLREAGLVERDGERYRLSPQGWELLAYLLEEPGTVRTALRRLLRVRPARPDPRPGHSPVTVYDDERGRQANRRVVRPWEPGAGGDGLAVAESVMAALARGGLPLRVQPQDLRLYRRLRRHPVDVCLVLDASASMAGNRIRAAKDLAQQLLVSTRDRVAVITFQERVVQVQVPLTRNTSRVERGLSQIQPYGLTPLAQGLEVALLYLAQSRARNPLLVLVTDGIPTVPYRTANPLEDAVQVARQLGAGRFGRVGFTCIGLQPNERYLRELVRVAGGRLYVVDELERDTLISIVHRERAQRKERARP; translated from the coding sequence GTGACGCCCCTGGTGGCCGGCCTGGAGCGGCTGACGGAGCGCCTGGGCCGGCAATCCGACCTGACGGCCCGCCTCATGCAGGCCCTTCCCCGGGGGGCGGCCAGCATCGGGGAGGCGGCCGTGGCCAGCACCTGCGTGCACCTGCTGGTGGTGGGCAGGCCGGGGGTCGTCCAGGTCCTGGAGGACGCCGATGCCGGCCGGGTCTTCTACGGCCGCTCCCACCCCGGCCAGATCCTGCACATCGACATCTTCCATGCCGAGGGGGAGGTGGACCACCGCCTGGTCGCCCGCCAGCTCAGCCGGGCCGCCCGCATCTTCGCGCGGGATGCCGGTTCCTACCGGGTGGCCGGCCTGCCCGTGGAGCAGATCCCCGACTTCATCGACCTGCAGACCGGTACCGGCGGTGGGCGGGCGTCGGGGTCGCTGATCTACGGTCGCCGGCTGTCCCTGCGCCTGGCCCACCGCAACCACGTCCACCTGGCCATCGGCCTGCCCCGCGCCCTCTGGGGGTTTGCCGTGTACGCCGTGGCCGCAGTGGAGGAAGCGGTGCTGCAAACCGGTCTGGAGCTGCGCAGGGTCGATGCGGTGGAGCTGGTGCGCGGTCGCGGCGGGACGCCCCTGGACCTCAGCGACTACGAGACGGCTTCCGACTCCTATCTCCGGGAGGAGGGACGGCCCCGGCCGGGGGCAGGCAACGGGACGTGGGGCGGTGCGTGGGGCGATTTTGGCGGCGGCACCTCGCCCCGGGGCGCCCAGGGGGCCCCCGGGTCGCCGGGATGGGGTGGTGCCGCCGGTGCCGGCGGGGAAGGCGGGGTCGGTGGGGCCGGTGGACGCGGCGGCGGGACCGGGGGGAGCCCGGGCGGTGGCGGGCCCGACGGGTGGGCTCCCCCGGGGGAGGAGATCATCCTGCGCGGTCCCGCGCCCTGGCGGGGCCGTGGGGGCACCGGTGACCCCGGGGAGCCTGGGGACGGAGGCGCCTCCCGGCACCTGGCGCCCGGCCTGCGGGGCGCCGGTTCCTGGCGGGAAGTCCCCGTCGGCGGCCCGGACGCGGTCTGGGGGAGCAGCGGGCGGGGTTTCCGGGACGGCCGGAGCGGGAGAGGCCGGGCAGGCCCAGGGCCCTGGCGGGCCCTTTGGCGCGCCTGGCGGCGCGGCCCGGCGGAGGAGGACAGCGGCGGGACCGGTCCCACCGCCGGCCCGGTGCGGGGCCCGCTCGCCCGCCCGGCCGGCACCGGCGGCCTCCCCGAGGGGTTCCTGCCGGCGGCTGGGGAGCCGAGCGCGGGGACCGGGCCGGAGGGGCACCCGGACCCGTGGGGGTCCCAAACCCCGTTGTTCCGGGGGGTGCCCGGACGGCACCGGACGCCGGGAGAGGGCGGGTCTTCCTCCTCCCCGGGTAGCCTTCCCCGGAACGGCGCCGCCCACCCCACGGCGGGGGGCGGGCCGCGGCCGCCGGAGGGCACCGGCACCGGATCGGGCCTGGCGAATCGGCAAGGGCCCGCCCCCGGGCCCGGCTCGGAGGGACCCGGGGGCGGGCCGGCGGCCGGTTCGTCCGGCGGGGAGGCGGTTTCCGGCGCGGGCGGCCCGCTGTCCCGAGCTGCCGCGAGCCCCGGGGGGCTGGCCCGCCGCCACCGCCTGCTGGCGCGCTCCCTGAGCTGGCTGCGGGAGACGGGGGTCGATCTGGGCGCCGCCCTGCTGGAACGGCTGGGGCCGGGCGCCTCCATGCGGGACCTGCAGCTTCCCGGCGCCAGCTACGAGGACCTGCGCCGCTGGCTCAACGACCTGCGCGAGGCGGGGCTGGTGGAGCGGGACGGGGAGCGTTACCGCCTGAGCCCCCAGGGGTGGGAATTGCTGGCCTACCTGCTGGAGGAGCCGGGCACCGTGCGCACCGCCCTGCGACGGCTCTTGCGGGTGCGGCCGGCGCGGCCCGATCCGCGACCTGGCCACAGCCCGGTCACGGTATACGACGACGAGCGGGGCCGGCAGGCCAACCGGCGGGTGGTGCGCCCCTGGGAACCGGGAGCCGGGGGCGACGGCCTGGCCGTGGCCGAGTCGGTGATGGCGGCCCTGGCCCGGGGCGGCCTGCCCCTGCGCGTCCAGCCCCAGGATCTGCGGCTGTACCGCCGCCTGCGCCGGCACCCCGTGGACGTCTGCCTGGTGCTGGACGCCAGCGCCAGCATGGCGGGAAACCGCATCCGGGCCGCCAAGGACCTGGCCCAGCAGCTTCTGGTCTCCACCCGCGACCGGGTGGCGGTCATCACCTTCCAGGAGCGGGTGGTGCAGGTCCAGGTGCCCCTGACCCGCAACACCAGCCGGGTCGAACGCGGCCTCAGCCAGATCCAGCCCTACGGCCTGACCCCCCTGGCGCAGGGCCTGGAGGTGGCCCTGCTCTACCTCGCCCAGAGCCGGGCGCGCAACCCCCTGCTGGTGCTCGTCACCGACGGCATCCCCACCGTCCCCTACCGGACGGCGAACCCGCTGGAGGATGCGGTGCAGGTGGCCCGGCAGCTGGGCGCGGGGCGCTTCGGCCGGGTGGGTTTCACCTGCATCGGCCTTCAGCCCAACGAGCGGTACCTGCGGGAACTGGTGCGGGTGGCCGGCGGGCGGCTCTATGTGGTCGACGAGCTGGAGCGGGATACGTTGATCTCCATCGTCCACCGGGAACGGGCCCAGCGGAAGGAGCGCGCCCGGCCCTGA
- a CDS encoding AAA family ATPase: MQDYASLIRHEGNRQLFEAVEMSIIAQLWGEPLHLHAEGVRGTGKTTILRAARRILPRIERIRGCPYNCDPQAPHCPLHAHWTPDQIAAHGTEWIPMPFREISPSAKVGTVTGSLDLGRLTDPGRPEAALLPGTLAQAHRGIVLVDEINRLADVAPELADCLLDVMGTKPGRLQIEETGLPPVEIPVRVAVWAASNPDEEPGPLEEIRRQLSDRFDLVLDVRRPGEPWLVKRILLLGEARTRALAEAARAAWADTGPNRAAGLPGREARPTALPWQEAGGAPAPREGAAAAGQQEAEQHETGQQETGQPGGGRQEAESRARLEGGTPAARPVAGAGPRRDLNTASGAARAAAPRHLAASAGAGETGAEGEARWNGLGTGKAEVQRGPAGGEVDAGEVAAAAVQGAPQAARGLMAGGGGERGPAGAGAVDDPWDRRWREAAAHRPEFPEPLLELLAEIYVQFRLESLRALEAWRHGAALYAARAGRRQVLRADVLEIAPAVLRHRVEAGVLSEILEYLARAAEDGGTRNDGTGGRHRGEPPGGEGGPAPGAGPGYGALPWQAVPGGGAVARMPGDGAGWARAEDLDEAGAPAVQGGTPWRAGAPGAAGGDTGPGGVWSRLREMLSRAAGHGAGGPGGPAAAGATGLSGRDGAAGAWPAADSAAGGGGIRGSAAGAGGAPAPGSGAGASAGLLPAHPAGSGRPYSGPGVGPVRPGAREGTTPPHRARPLLELTRDRAIRSWSHP; this comes from the coding sequence ATGCAGGATTACGCGTCCCTCATCCGGCACGAGGGCAATCGCCAGCTCTTCGAAGCGGTGGAGATGTCCATCATCGCCCAGCTGTGGGGCGAACCCCTCCACCTGCACGCCGAGGGCGTGCGGGGGACGGGCAAGACCACCATCCTGCGCGCGGCCCGGCGGATCCTGCCGCGCATCGAGCGCATCCGCGGCTGTCCTTACAACTGCGATCCCCAGGCCCCCCACTGCCCGCTGCACGCCCACTGGACCCCGGACCAGATCGCCGCCCACGGCACCGAATGGATTCCCATGCCCTTCCGGGAGATCTCGCCCTCCGCCAAGGTGGGGACGGTCACGGGCAGCCTGGACCTGGGACGGCTGACCGATCCCGGCCGCCCCGAGGCGGCCCTCTTGCCCGGCACCCTGGCCCAGGCCCACCGCGGCATCGTGCTGGTGGACGAGATCAACCGCCTGGCCGATGTGGCGCCCGAACTGGCCGACTGCCTGCTGGACGTGATGGGTACCAAGCCCGGCCGCCTGCAGATCGAGGAGACGGGGTTGCCGCCCGTGGAGATCCCCGTACGGGTGGCCGTCTGGGCCGCGTCCAACCCCGACGAGGAACCGGGGCCCCTGGAGGAGATCCGCCGCCAGCTGTCCGACCGGTTCGACCTGGTGCTGGACGTGCGGCGGCCAGGAGAGCCGTGGCTCGTGAAGCGCATCCTGCTGCTGGGCGAAGCCCGCACCCGGGCGCTGGCCGAAGCGGCCCGGGCCGCCTGGGCGGATACCGGGCCGAACCGGGCCGCTGGGCTTCCGGGGCGCGAGGCGCGGCCGACCGCCCTACCCTGGCAGGAGGCGGGTGGCGCCCCCGCGCCGCGGGAAGGGGCCGCCGCTGCCGGGCAGCAGGAGGCCGAGCAGCACGAGACCGGGCAGCAGGAGACCGGGCAGCCGGGTGGCGGGCGGCAGGAGGCGGAGTCCAGGGCTCGGCTCGAGGGGGGGACGCCCGCAGCCCGGCCCGTCGCGGGGGCCGGCCCGCGCCGGGACCTGAACACGGCCTCCGGGGCCGCCAGGGCCGCCGCCCCGCGCCATCTGGCCGCCTCGGCGGGCGCCGGGGAGACCGGCGCGGAAGGCGAGGCGCGGTGGAACGGGCTGGGAACCGGCAAGGCCGAGGTGCAGCGCGGTCCGGCCGGCGGGGAGGTTGACGCCGGGGAGGTGGCGGCCGCGGCCGTGCAGGGTGCGCCCCAGGCAGCCCGGGGCCTGATGGCAGGCGGGGGAGGGGAGCGGGGGCCTGCCGGCGCCGGGGCGGTGGACGACCCCTGGGACCGCCGCTGGCGGGAAGCCGCCGCCCATCGGCCGGAGTTCCCCGAGCCCCTGCTGGAGCTTTTGGCGGAGATCTACGTCCAGTTCCGGCTGGAAAGCCTGAGGGCTCTGGAAGCCTGGCGCCACGGGGCCGCCCTCTACGCGGCCCGGGCCGGGCGCCGGCAGGTGCTGCGGGCCGATGTCCTGGAGATCGCGCCCGCCGTGTTGCGTCACCGGGTGGAAGCCGGGGTTCTGAGCGAGATCCTCGAGTACCTGGCCCGCGCCGCGGAGGACGGCGGGACCCGGAACGACGGCACCGGCGGGCGGCACCGCGGCGAGCCGCCGGGCGGCGAGGGCGGTCCGGCCCCGGGTGCAGGCCCGGGCTACGGCGCCTTGCCCTGGCAGGCGGTGCCCGGCGGCGGTGCGGTGGCCAGGATGCCCGGGGACGGGGCCGGGTGGGCCCGGGCGGAAGACCTCGACGAAGCCGGGGCGCCGGCCGTGCAGGGAGGAACCCCATGGAGGGCGGGCGCCCCAGGGGCGGCGGGAGGCGATACCGGCCCCGGCGGCGTCTGGAGCAGGCTGCGGGAGATGCTCTCCCGGGCCGCCGGCCACGGTGCCGGCGGCCCGGGGGGGCCGGCGGCGGCGGGCGCGACGGGCCTTTCCGGCCGGGACGGCGCCGCCGGGGCCTGGCCCGCCGCGGATTCCGCCGCCGGGGGCGGCGGAATCCGCGGCAGCGCTGCCGGAGCCGGGGGCGCCCCCGCCCCCGGCTCCGGCGCGGGCGCCTCCGCCGGCCTACTGCCGGCTCACCCCGCCGGCAGCGGCCGCCCCTACAGCGGGCCGGGCGTCGGGCCCGTCCGGCCCGGCGCCCGGGAGGGCACCACGCCGCCCCACCGGGCCCGGCCACTGCTGGAACTGACGCGGGACCGGGCCATCCGGTCCTGGAGCCACCCGTGA
- the secF gene encoding protein translocase subunit SecF translates to MKGFSFVRTRGVAFALSLLLLAAGMIAWAVRGLNYNVEFTGGAAWTLRFERPVEAGPVRSVLKEQGLEDPIVQLAEGGRVVLVRTPHVDQATQQKVLEALGKQVAPVQLEQFDSISPVIGREIKEKGLLALGLATVGMIIYMTVRFEFWFAVAAILAMLHDVFMVVGLFALLQWQVDSSFIAAILTVFGYSINDTVVVFDRIRENLRLRRKEPLEELVDRSIRQVLRRSLLTGATTLMALAAVFAFGGETIRAFAGAMFFGILFGTYSSIFVASPLWYVLRQRAARRQAQARAAG, encoded by the coding sequence GTGAAGGGCTTCTCCTTCGTGCGCACCCGGGGCGTGGCCTTTGCCCTAAGCCTGCTCTTGCTGGCCGCCGGCATGATCGCCTGGGCGGTGCGCGGGCTGAACTACAACGTGGAGTTCACCGGCGGCGCGGCCTGGACCCTGCGCTTCGAGCGGCCGGTGGAAGCGGGTCCGGTGCGGTCGGTGCTGAAGGAACAGGGCCTGGAAGACCCCATCGTCCAGCTGGCCGAGGGCGGCCGGGTCGTCCTGGTGCGCACCCCCCACGTGGACCAGGCCACCCAGCAGAAGGTGCTGGAGGCCCTGGGCAAGCAGGTGGCACCGGTCCAGTTGGAGCAGTTCGACAGCATCAGCCCGGTGATCGGGCGCGAAATTAAGGAAAAGGGCCTGCTGGCTCTGGGGCTGGCCACCGTCGGGATGATCATCTACATGACGGTGCGCTTCGAGTTCTGGTTCGCGGTGGCGGCCATCCTGGCCATGCTGCACGACGTGTTCATGGTGGTCGGCCTCTTTGCCCTCTTGCAGTGGCAGGTCGACTCCTCCTTCATCGCCGCGATCCTGACGGTGTTCGGTTACTCGATCAACGACACCGTGGTGGTCTTCGACCGCATTCGCGAGAACCTGCGGCTGCGGCGGAAGGAGCCGCTGGAGGAACTGGTCGACCGGTCGATCCGGCAGGTGCTGCGCCGGTCGCTCTTGACCGGCGCCACCACCCTGATGGCCCTGGCCGCCGTCTTCGCCTTCGGCGGCGAGACGATCCGGGCCTTCGCGGGCGCCATGTTCTTCGGCATCCTGTTCGGCACGTATTCGTCGATCTTCGTGGCGAGCCCCCTCTGGTACGTCCTGCGCCAGCGCGCGGCCCGACGGCAGGCCCAGGCCCGGGCGGCGGGGTAG